The following proteins are encoded in a genomic region of Brachypodium distachyon strain Bd21 chromosome 1, Brachypodium_distachyon_v3.0, whole genome shotgun sequence:
- the LOC100839048 gene encoding uncharacterized protein LOC100839048: MATCLSPSRLLILPPAVAFTTTPLRLRHPENSLAASYRRCRPRLSVAAQAAPSAPAAAGEERDASGLPPAEAQRLVEFLMADLPHLFDDVGIDRSAYDDRVRFRDPITRYDDIDGYLANIRLLKLVFRPDFYLHEAKQTGPYAITTRWTMVMKFSLLPWNPELVFTGLSIMGVNPKNLKFNSHVDIWDSIQNNEYFSIEGLQDVFKQLRYYKTPDIETPSYLILKRTANYEVRRYPPFSVVEAKGEKLTGSSGFNNVTGYIFGKNASSEKIPMTTPVFTQASDDKLSDVSIQIALPMNKDLNSLPAPNTEAVTLRKVEGGVAAVKKFSGRPEEEIVVRKEKELRSQILKDGFKPEQGCLLARYNDPRTKSFVMRNEVLIWLNDFTLE; encoded by the exons ATGGCCACATGCCTCTCCCCCTCccgcctcctcatcctcccACCCGCCGTCGCCTTCACCACCACTCCTCTCCGGCTACGGCACCCGGAAAACAGCCTCGCCGCCTCTTACCGTAGGTGTAGGCCGCGCCTCTCTGTCGCGGCACAGGCGGCGCCGagcgccccggcggcggcgggggaggagagggacgCCTCCGGGCTGCCGCCGGCCGAGGCGCAGAGGCTAGTGGAGTTCCTGATGGCCGACCTTCCGCACCTGTTCGATGACGTCGGCATCGACCGCTCCGCGTACGACGACCGCGTCCGCTTCCGCGACCCCATCACCCGCTACGACGACATCGACGGCTACCTCGCCAACATCCGCCTCCTCAAGCTCGTCTTCCGTCCTGACTTCTACCTGCACGAGGCCAAGCAG ACAGGGCCCTATGCGATTACCACGAGGTGGACCATGGTGATGAAGTTTTCTCTCTTGCCATGGAATCCGGAGCTGGTCTTCACCGGGTTATCAATCATGGGCGTCAACCCCAAGAACCTCAAGTTCAACAGCCATGTG GATATTTGGGATTCAATACAGAACAACGAGTACTTCTCCATTGAAGGGTTACAAGATGTTTTCAAGCAG CTACGATATTACAAGACCCCAGATATAGAAACACCTAGTTACCTGATTCTGAAAAGGACTGCGAATTATGAG GTCAGGAGGTATCCACCATTTTCAGTTGTCGaagcaaaaggagaaaaacTAACAGGATCATCAGGTTTTAATAATGTTACTGG GTATATATTTGGCAAGAATGCTTCATCTGAAAAGATTCCAATGACTACACCTGTCTTCACTCAGGCTTCTGATGACAAGCTCTCAGATGTATCCATCCAGATAGCTCTGCCAATGAACAAAGACTTGAACAG TTTGCCAGCTCCAAATACAGAAGCAGTTACCTTGCGAAAGGTAGAAGGAGGCGTTGCTGCCGTGAAAAAATTCAGTGGGCGACCAGAAGAAGAAATTGTGGTACGAAAAGAGAAGGAGCTACGCTCGCAGATACTTAAAGATGGGTTTAAGCCTGAACAAGGCTGTTTGCTTGCACGTTACAATGATCCTAGGACAAAAAGCTTTGTGATG AGGAACGAGGTGCTTATATGGCTAAACGACTTCACGCTGGAGTAG
- the LOC100846077 gene encoding protein FAR1-RELATED SEQUENCE 3 — protein sequence MDLLKISWMLLRMIQANVDQGTCVVTSQTLCVDHSVGNELLMVTDGLGKNGEPCISMEFESDAAARAFYNAYALHLGFGIRVARSRSERRKGVEVLVMKRFVCMKEGHHKKKAVESSNKKERKRLSIRDGCPAMMEVVRRGPEKWVITKLVLEPTHVAFSPDKVREVQLNRLSGKEHDNQLLVVQRNVFGDTDAYGLFSYLMRKQSENSGFFYNIQVDSTNCLRNAVWVHTRSKMAYTYFGDVVYFDTTYSEYENMLPFAAFTCVNQHGDSVVFGCAMILDRMESSYAWIFDRGSCQSFSSMLPSFL from the coding sequence ATGGACTTGTTGAAGATTTCATGGATGTTGTTAAGGATGATACAGGCCAATGTTGATCAAGGAACTTGTGTGGTGACTTCCCAGACTCTTTGTGTTGATCATTCTGTTGGAAATGAGTTACTGATGGTGACTGATGGGTTGGGCAAAAATGGTGAACCATGCATCAGTATGGAATTTGAATCTGATGCAGCTGCACGTGCGTTCTACAATGCATATGCACTACACCTTGGGTTTGGCATTCGTGTTGCCCGATCCCGTAGTGAGCGGAGAAAGGGTGTTGAGGTACTCGTCATGAAGCGTTTTGTGTGCATGAAAGAgggacatcacaagaagaaaGCTGTTGAGTCTAgcaacaaaaaagagaggaagcgCCTCTCTATACGTGATGGCTGCCCAGCGATGATGGAGGTGGTGAGGAGGGGGCCAGAAAAGTGGGTCATCACGAAGTTGGTGCTGGAGCCCACTCATGTTGCTTTTAGCCCAGACAAGGTACGGGAGGTCCAGCTCAATCGCCTCTCTGGAAAGGAGCATGACAACCAATTGCTGGTGGTGCAGAGGAATGTGTTTGGAGACACAGATGCATATGGCCTCTTCAGCTACTTAATGAGAAAGCAGTCGGAGAACTCTGGTTTTTTCTACAACATACAAGTCGATAGTACAAActgtttgagaaatgcagttTGGGTTCATACAAGATCTAAGATGGCATATACATACTTCGGAGATGTTGTTTACTTCGACACTACTTATAGTGAATATGAGAATATGTTGCCCTTTGCAGCTTTCACATGCGTGAATCAACATGGTGATAGTGTTGTTTTTGGTTGCGCAATGATTTTGGATAGGATGGAATCTTCATATGCTTGGATTTTTGACAGAGGCAGTTGCCAAAGTTTTTCCTCGATGCTTCCATCGTTTTTGTAG
- the LOC100846382 gene encoding 50S ribosomal protein L19, chloroplastic — protein MQALLRNVCRAGTHGVPKLLDCAAPGVAQLFVKTLRPCSLTRSIGSSVTTPYDSVQTYGFCMKALLLRGFSTVGTAEVSLEDENSSSPMAEHPPRIKFKRPDKTARHIMNILNKEAVDKVRTERVIPDIQPGCIVQMRVQVPENKRRESTLKGIVIARRNAGINTTFRLRRLVAGVGVESVFPLYSPNIKEVKILDRKKVRRAKLYYLRDRMNALKK, from the exons ATGCAGGCTTTGCTGCGGAATGTCTGTCGAGCCGGAACCCATGGCGTGCCCAAGCTCCTGGATTGTGCAGCTCCCGGAGTTGCACAGTTGTTTGTTAAAACCCTGAGGCCTTGCAGCTTGACTCGTTCAATTGgg AGTTCAGTTACTACTCCCTATGACAGTGTCCAGACATATGGTTTCTGCATGAAAGCTTTGCTGTTGAGGGGTTTCTCGACAGTAGGGACTGCTGAGGTTTCTCTCGAGGATGAAAATTCCAGCTCTCCCATGGCTGAGCACCCGCCACGTATCAAGTTCAAGAGGCCTGACAAGACGGCCAGGCACATTATGAAT ATCTTAAACAAAGAGGCAGTCGACAAAGTCCGTACAGAGAGGGTCATTCCTGATATACAGCCTGGATGTATTGTTCAAATGAGAGTG CAAGTTCCTGAGAACAAGCGACGTGAGTCTACATTGAAAGGCATTGTCATAGCAAGGCGCAATGCTGGGATCAATACAACTTTCAGACTGCGCAGATTAGTAGCTGGTGTGGGAGTTGAGTCTGTCTTTCCACT TTACTCGCCAAACATCAAAGAAGTCAAGATCTTGGACAGGAAGAAAGTCAGGAGAGCAAAGTTGTATTACCTGAGAGACAGAATGAATGCACTGAAGAAATGA
- the LOC100839355 gene encoding uncharacterized protein LOC100839355, whose translation MAREMGKGVAVVVGGSVAGLACAHAVAEVGWKAVVLEKAAAPAAGSGGTGAGLGLGAQSMETLARWIPGWGLDAATLPLAVDLNRATDSETKAARTLTRDEGFNFRAAHWGDLHRRLHEALPAAVTVLWGHQFLSFEVSDDDDDDNRGVVATTRVLGTGETVEVAGDLLVAADGCASSIRRHFLPDLKLRYSGYFAWRGVFDFTGKESSDIVTGIRRAYPELGSCLYFDLAYKTHAVLYELPGNRLNWLWYINGPEPELTGSSVTIKVSEAMLARMREEAERVWAPELARLIGETAEPFVNVIYDADPVPRLSWAGGRVALVGDAAHPTTPHGLRSTNMSLLDARALGACLASTPGVSSSRQRALADYEAARMPVVAAQVLHARRLGRLKQGLPVDGDEEAAGFDVRRVATAEEVSQLRQRGMPYFGGAPTSGAG comes from the exons ATGGCTCGTGAGATGGGGAAGGGGGTGGCCGTCGTGGTGGGAGGGAGCGTGGCCGGCTTGGCCTGCGCGCACGCCGTGGCGGAGGTTGGGTGGAAGGCGGTCGTGttggagaaggcggcggcgccggcggccggatcgGGCGGCACGGGCGCAGGGCTGGGGCTCGGCGCGCAGTCTATGGAGACACTCGCCCGCTGGATCCCCGGGTGGGGTCTCGACGCGGCCACGCTGCCGCTCGCCGTCGACCTG AACAGAGCAACCGACAGCGAGACGAAGGCGGCGCGAACGCTAACGAGGGACGAGGGTTTCAACTTCCGCGCGGCGCACTGGGGCGACCTGCACCGGCGGCTTCACGAGGCTCTGCCGGCCGCCGTGACCGTGCTCTGGGGCCACCAGTTCTTGTCGTTCGAGGTctcggacgacgacgacgacgataaCCGCGGCGTCGTCGCGACGACTCGCGTGCTCGGAACCGGCGAAACGGTGGAGGTCGCCGGGGACTTGCTGGTCGCTGCGGATGGCTGCGCGTCGTCGATCCGCCGGCACTTCCTCCCTGATCTCAAACTCAG GTACTCCGGGTACTTCGCATGGCGAGGCGTGTTCGATTTCACCGGAAAAGAAAGCTCCGACATCGTCACCGGCATCCGACGAGCGTACCCGGAGCTCGGAAGCTGCCTCTACTTCGACCTTGCCTACAAGACCCACGCTGTGCTCTACGAGTTGCCCGGGAACAGGCTCAACTGGCTCTGGTACATCAACGGTCCGGAGCCAGAGCTCACG GGGAGCTCGGTGACGATTAAGGTGAGCGAGGCGATGCTGGCGCGGATGcgagaggaggcggagcgcgTGTGGGCGCCGGAGCTGGCGCGGCTGATCGGGGAGACCGCGGAGCCGTTCGTGAACGTGATCTACGACGCGGACCCGGTGCCGCGGCTGTCGTGGGCGGGCGGCCGCGTGGCGCTGGTGGGGGACGCGGCGCACCCGACCACCCCGCACGGGCTGCGGAGCACCAACATGTCCTTGCtcgacgcgcgcgcgctcgGGGCGTGCCTCGCGAGCACGCCGGGGGTGTCGTCGTCGCGGCAGCGCGCACTGGCCGACTACGAGGCGGCGCGGATGCCGGTCGTGGCGGCGCAGGTGCTGCACGCACGCAGGCTCGGGCGGCTCAAGCAGGGCCTGCCGGTGGACGGTgatgaggaggcggcggggttcgacgtgaggcgggtggcgacggcggaggaggttTCGCAGCTGCGGCAGAGGGGAATGCCGTATTTTGGTGGCGCGCCAACGTCTGGTGCCGGTTAA